ACAGTGTCCGGGAATCTGCCTTGTGGTCGGCTCTTACCTTCAGGCTGCTCTGAGCCCAGAGCAGAATGGTCATCACAGCTCTCCTCAACTTGGCATTGCCTGAGATCAGGATGGCTGCATGCCCAGAGGGACAAGCTGCCATTATCCCAACACAAACCATCACCCCTATTTTGTCGCGCCACAGAATCAGTAGGGGCACAGAGATGAAGGCAGCACAGGATGATAtcacaaagaagcagaaaaaggagACAAGAGACTTGAGGGCTTTAATGTGGGCCTCCAGGCTGGGGTCACGAGAGTTTCTGGTATAGACCTTCATTGTCCTCATGTGCCTTCCCAGGGAGACAGTCAGCATCCcagaagaaaccagaaacaaTAGGAAAGGAGGCACAGACCACAGATagcagaagagaaaggaataaaataaattgagatcTTTAATCTGCCAGTTGAGCCTTGTATTGTTATTCATGAATAGCACAGTTGTGACTGTGAAGTGAGGTCTGCTAAAAAAGCACCAAACACAGAGGACAGTGCAGATGCAGGAGCAAAGAATAATACCCAGGAGCATCTGGGAGATCTTCCTGGAGACCCAGCTTGCCAAGCAGATCAGGAAGGTGTGAGAGAAACGGATGAGCTTGGAGCAGTaaagcaggctgaggcaggcagcaaGCCAGAGGTTGGCTTGGTTTGCAATCATCCATAGCATGATGATGGCTTGGTAGCTGTGGTTCAGTGGTTCACTCAACTTCTGGAAGTGGGTAAGCTGGATAGCACTCAGGAACAGCAGTCCATGCAGGAAAAGCCGGCTGATGCTGAGACACAGCAGCACACAATCACTGTTGCTCAGTGCCTGCCTCTTCACTACATCCCAAAAATTCACCAAGAAAACGAAGGCATTGGTCAGAAACCCCACTGCAAACTCCAGGACtgaaatgaacagaaatgtaCTCCTGACTTCATAGGACACAGTGCGGATGCGAGTTAGAGTCAACATGATGTCACTTCTCTAATTGGCTATTCTACTTCTCTTCTCTAGTTGGCTAATCTAAAGACCTGGTTGCCACCCAGTGCAGAAAGGTAAATGTACGTTCCAAGCCAGGACCTTTCCTTCACAAAGCATCCAGCTCTTTGCCTAGATCTATCCCAAAGCGAGCGCATAAAAAGTTCTGGCAGGAAACTTAGAGGGATGTTGTTTCTCTAGAACATCTCTTGGATACACGTAAGAGCTTATCATAGGGTGGAAGACTGATGGTTCTACCTCTTGGGTGATGCAAGATTAATAAATCCAGGTGTTCCTGTACAACCGCCTTCCCAGAAGGCCATAGCACAGCATCACGGATGCAAACAAAACAGGGCCTCAATTTCCCCAATCCAGTTTTGCATGCCCATCTGGACCTGTGGGGGTGGCGAAGAGAACAGGATTTGCTTATGGGTTTTGAGGCACCCTGCAGCAGGCAAAGCAGATATTCTTGGTGATCTAAGGTTTGAAATAGAGTctcttttcatttgcattcctTCTCTCATCTGTGAAGTAATGACTCTTATCACAGACTGTGTTTTTAATATAGATAAATGCATGGTTCCTTTCCATGTGTCAGTGTATGATTGCAGTTTTATTTGCTGTTGCCAAAGGTTTCATGCAATCATCATtattatgccaggcactgtgcctggcaaggaGAATATTAACATGAACAAGACTAGCACGCTGTCAtgaagggagaggaaagggggCATAGCTGGTTTGgattattattatgtttattttttaattagtataagttctggggtacatgtgcagaacatgcaggcttgttacataggcatacaccTGCCATGGTGGttcgctgcacccatcaacccgttatctatattaggtatttctcctaatggtctccttccccttgccccctaccccctgacaggccctggtgtttgatgttcccctccctgtgtccatgtgttctcattgttcaactgccacttatgagtgaatTTCCCCCGATAAATCCTTTAAGAGTTATTGGTGCTGCCCCATTGGTGTTTTTCGAtactttctctttgtattttttatgttttcttttgactaaagctccttttttattattagtagtgACATAAGTCAGTGATTACTAAAGATGTtcacttttgttttattctgaacTGTTCATACGCAGATATTTATGTAGTCCTTATTTGTGCATCATGATGTAGCAGTTGTATTTAATTAATTGTGTTTGTGACCACTTCATTTGGGTCATTCATGCTTACAGAGTGTCAAACACAGAATTCTGCACTTTCAACTTAAGCTAATTTTCTCCTTGTCTTCACCACACCAGGTGGCGGTGTTGCACTAAAGGTGTTTAGAAAAGATGTTTGCCTCCCTAAAAAGTCTAGGTAGAAACTTGCTCTACTGCACAAGCAGAGATATATAACTATACAGTTAGAACCATTTATATCAAGATtataatcttttattaaaaaataaagttctttatGTTATTTCTTGGAACACCAGATCCAATCTTAATTTTTCAATAATCAAGGGCTCTTTCAGAGAAAGGTAACACAAACCTTCATTGATACACCCCCTCCATTTGACTTATGTACACACAGTGTTTGGGATTATCTAAGTAATCTCCTTTGCAGATAGTCCTTAGCTATTggctattttttgaaaaatggttTACTCAGGAAGCTAAAAACAGTAAAGTCAACTGCAATGCCAGTAAGAGCAGTGGTAGGAACACAAAAGCTCCTTATTTGTTATTAGTAGTGATATAAGTCAGTGACTACATCTTTATcagatgtaattaaaaaaatcttagtcCCTGGATTTTGCAACTAAACAGATGTTAAAAATTCTTAACCTATATAAATTGGTGTTTCGACTTTTGCTGccatttatttttggagattgGAATTACATTCTttggattgatttttaaaaattggtcttTGTTAGCTTGACAGAAGAACACTATTATTAGTAATATCAAACCTCATTCCCTTAAAATACCTTGCTTAGATGTTTCCAATGACTAGAGAAATGGACATaccaatatatgtttattaagaGCAAAATATATTCCACCTGTTGTAATGGGCATTGAGGACACACTGGTAAACAAAGGCGTATTAGAGGAACTGAAAGAGCACAGCCTTAAAGCCATAAAGCTTAAAGTAAGCCATACCTTACTTTAGAGGAAAAACACCACTAGATGACTTCAGATAGCGGAGTGAACTGAAAGAAACAATGTTGGGGGAGAGACAACGGACAGGAAACATACAATTGGGGTAGTGTCAATAGGAAACACTGGCAGTGGCCATCATCAACAGCACTCAAAACAGATGAAATGGCACCCAGGAAGTCgatgaggcaggaaggagctCGGTGCTTTCACGGGGAGAGGGGAGGCCCGCGTGGCTGGCTTGTAGCCACAGGTGAGGCTGGAGGGCGACTTCTTCCACTACCGTGTGATTACAATATAAAGTAACTAGTGATTGGCTATCTCCCATTCTTCCCCCGTGATTGGCTATCTCCTGTTCTCCCCCTGCCGGAATTCCTAGGACAGCGAGACAGGTGGGAAACAACAGACCTAGGAGGAGTCTCTGCACCTCCAATCTCCCCAAATAATCGGGCAAAGCAATGGACTCCAGCTTTTCCAGGAAGCTCCAGCTCCCCAGCAACCGAGTCCTCCCCCATCGCTATTTAACAGCTCCCACCAGGTGGCGCCAGAACACTGCGAGGCCTGGAATTCCTGGCAGGCTCGCAGTGCATCCTCACCTCAGCCGTTTAAATCTAGCAATAATGGGGTTCCGTATCTCACGCAACTGAAATTTTAGACTCCACTTACTGCGTTATGATAGGCTGAATTTCCTTGAATCTCACAGTTGCCCTGCGAAGAATGTAGTGATATTTCCATTGTACTGATGAGAAAGTGGTTTCAGGAAAGTTAAATAGTTAAATATCTTGGCCAAGGTAAGTAACCTAGTGAGCAGCTGGGATTCCAACCGCAGGTATTCTGATTTCACCTTTGGCGTTTCTTCCTCTGAGCCTAACTCCCAATCTAGAGTACGGGCTGGAGGAGATACCCTTGCTTTGATAAGACACctggtaacatttttttttttccccaacctcAGCCCTATCTGAgcttttttcttactctttttttcttttttttttgcgtgGGCAGGGGGAGTGCAGTTGCCCTTGTGGACTCCCTCAAGATGATAGCTCATTCCATTCCCAGGAGATAGAGAAAAATTGAGTCTGGATAGGTTTATATCTCAGGAGGCCACTGTTCTGGTAAGGGAAAGGAATGGGGAAAATTTCGCTAGGCTCGTTGAAAGAACGTGTCGATGTATGCAACAGGTTAACATAGCTATTCATAAGTTAGAGCCCTAGAGCATAAAAGGAAATTCTTCAGAATTTTTCAGGTGGATCTGGGATGATGTCTTCCTTTACTCCCTTCCTACAGGCTTCCTATATCTTCTTTGCTTCCATTATACTTTGTTCACAGCACTATTGTAGCACTTAccatatgtattaaaatatgtatttgtggctgggcgcggtggctcacgcctgtaatcccagcattttgggaggccgaggtgggcgaatcacgaggtcaggagattgagaccatcctggctaacatggtgaaaccctgtctctactaaaaatacaaaaaaattagccgggcgtggtggtgggcacctgtagtcccagctacttgggaggctgaggcaggagaatggtgtgaacccgggaggaagagcttgcagtaagccaagattgcccccctgcactgcagcctgggagacagagtgagactccgcctcaaaaaaaaagtatttgtttacaTGGGTATCCTCAATTATATTGAGTTCTTCAAGAGTAGGGATTatgtattgttctttttttttactccttATTGTATATGACAAGTAATtagatttttgttggtttatttggCCATTCACTTTAAATCCAAAGTAATGGTTTGACCAACCTTGCTTTCTTATGAATATAGGTATATTGGCCCTGCTTCAATCTAGGTGAATTCACTCTTCggattctttttatatttatttccttttatgagacagggtctcactctgttgcccaggctggagtgcagtggtgtgatctcagctcactacaatttCTGCCTcacgggctcaagccatcctcccacctcagcctccagaatatctgggactacaggtgcatgcctctatgcccagctaatttttgtattttttttgtagagacagggtttcaccatgttgcccaggctggtctcaaacccctgagctcaagcgatctgcccgactcagcctcccaaagtgctgggataacaggcgtgagccaccgagtctGGCCTCCTGGGATTCTAACATGTTTTCTGCACTGAAGATCAAAGGCTGAATGTCTTTGTAACCCATTATGTAGCCATTCAGGACAGCACTCAtcctaagagaagaaaaaattaggtAGTGAAATCATTCATTAACAAAACTGTAGGCACCAAAGTGTAGGCAGGCTCTTGTTCGGGGGACATGGTGTTTGCTATGAGGGCTTGTCCTCTGTTCCAGTCTGATGGATTTCAGTCTGAATCCAAAGAACAGTTTATTAAGTAAGCCCTTTTGGCTGCAAGCAGTAAAGATTCATTCAGGTGAGCTCCAGTAATATGGATTTTTATAGGCTATATCAATAGTTCTCAAGGCTTAAGGTGCCCCACACTAGGGAGATCAGGATCACCAGGggacttgctagaaatgcaagaCTGCTGACCTATGGAATAAAAACCTCTGAAGGTGTTCATGACTGTGTTCTAACAAGTCATTCAGGTGATTCTGACGCACACTCATGTTTGACAACTACTGGGGCATAAGAGAGAAAGATTTTCCAGGACTTCAGCAATGAGCCATACTTCACAGAGATTAAACATCACTTGGGTGCTGAAACTTTATTCAGAATCCATGTTGGGGTGTTTTTTTAGCAGTAGGAGTTAATTGCCATTCACTTGAATGCTCCACTGTAAGTGATATTCAGACTCTTGTTAGAAAAGAAGGCCTTTGATGGTTTAGATGGTATAGTGCCAAGAGTCCCAGGAATTCCCaaatccagctctgccatttattcCTGTTACCTGAGAAGAACAGTGAAAGGGGGTATAATGTGGGTATTACTCTTTTAAATGTGACAGCAGCACCCAACAGCTCTCGCTGCAGAGCCCTGGTACCAGTTGGGTTTAAGCAAGCAGCAGGCCTAGGTAGAATCCACACACCCAATTTGCCATTCTTTCCAGGGTA
The sequence above is a segment of the Homo sapiens chromosome 7, GRCh38.p14 Primary Assembly genome. Coding sequences within it:
- the TAS2R38 gene encoding taste receptor type 2 member 38 yields the protein MLTLTRIRTVSYEVRSTFLFISVLEFAVGFLTNAFVFLVNFWDVVKRQALSNSDCVLLCLSISRLFLHGLLFLSAIQLTHFQKLSEPLNHSYQAIIMLWMIANQANLWLAACLSLLYCSKLIRFSHTFLICLASWVSRKISQMLLGIILCSCICTVLCVWCFFSRPHFTVTTVLFMNNNTRLNWQIKDLNLFYSFLFCYLWSVPPFLLFLVSSGMLTVSLGRHMRTMKVYTRNSRDPSLEAHIKALKSLVSFFCFFVISSCAAFISVPLLILWRDKIGVMVCVGIMAACPSGHAAILISGNAKLRRAVMTILLWAQSSLKVRADHKADSRTLC